The following is a genomic window from Malus sylvestris chromosome 7, drMalSylv7.2, whole genome shotgun sequence.
TGATAGGGTTTACTTAATGGGAGGACTCCTAATCAAAGACCATCACATATAGTATATAACTGAGGTCCCTGTGCTCTCACTAAACACACACAAGTTTACAGAAATTCTCAAGCCCCATTGAGTGAGTCTTGCTTCCGGTCAGTGCAAAGTTACAGAAGAGCCTCAGTTCCTTACCCTATTTCTGAGACGATGTCTTCCTCAGGTTAGTGGTTAGATCGGTATATGAGTCagtctttatatatatatataactaataaAGCTTTACTTACAAATGGTACAGTTTGTATTGTAATAGAATTGCATCTAGATGCGGAGGCATCGTTGTGAAGCCAACAGTGACGATGAAGTTGTGGAACTAACTGAGGTGGAAGTCCTGTGGAACAAATCCGACAAGTAATTCCCCAAGTCATCTGGTGAATATCTTACCAACAACTCCAAATTTTTCTCCCCACTTTGCATTACCATGTATGTGTCATAAAATTCTTGATATCTTGGTACCAGTTTCTGCTCAATTGAAACCTTTAAGTCATCCCTCAATTTACTGTCCTCTACAATCCATGATGTCTGTTTCCTGTATGCCTCTTCAAACGCTGCGTTGAACCTTTTAAAGCATTCCCTTGCCATTTCCGGAGATGTTTCTGATGACTTCTCTGGTAATGATGATAACACCTTTGTCCAGGCTGTGGATTCGTAGTTTGAAGCGTACAGTTTAAGCTTCTTCGTGTGTTCAGTGACCCAATCTTCACCGAGGAGGAGTTTCAGGTTCGGTGTTTGCTGCACCTTCTCAACAATGAATTGAAGATTGTTGACAAGGAAGAGATATGACAGAGACGCATCTTTATAAATTTCAGCTTTCGTGTCGAGCTTGCACATAAGGACTAGAATGAGCCAAGCTAGGTGGACTGACACTGCTGGTGTTGAACCGTCATCTGCCATTGGGCTCTTGAAGTGAGATACTTGATTCTTCGGTGGTGGATAGTCAGCAAGGATATCCGAGAGAGCTCCATGGTGGTCTGCTAATGAAGATACTAAATTCATCACTGATTGTGTCAACGGGTGAATCCTGCCACCAGAGGCTAGAAATTTTGATGAATCCTTTTGAATGGTTGATTCAAAGACAGAAAGACTAGACTGGACAGAATCTGAAAGTTTGAGCCACGATGCGAGAGCTTGTAGTTTTATTGCTTGGGTTGATGCAGAGGTAAATATTGATTCAATCTCTGGCCAAAGATTGGAGAATACTTCGTAGAGTTCCAGTTGCCAGAAAATTCTTTCCCGGCACTTCTTGTTCTTCACTATGAGTTCCGGAAATCTGAATAGGGTGGTTGCTCCTCCTTTTGTTATCTCATAGAAGCATGAGTCTGCGATTGTCTCAGATGCTGAAAACACATGATCACAGAGAACTTTTTCTCCATGAAATAGTGCTTTCACAGCAATCTTCGCAGCATCCATCCAGTTCATGATTATGTTTTCTAGTCCTTCCGAATCCATTTTATGGATTTGGGAAGACTTGAACTGTTGGATTCCAAGGCGATACAATCCCTCATCTACTATTGACTTTCGGATAACTTTGTATATCTTCACACACTCATGACCATAGCCGGAACTGATCATACAATCCGCTATGGACTTCAGATCCGCCACGGCGAGAGCCGAGACCCTCTCCACCTCAGTGATCGACCCACCAACAATTTCCAACTCTTCTGATCCACCCTCGTCTTCACCATTAAATGTGCATGATCCGATTGAGGTTCGACTTGAAACTGATTCAGGGTCAAGGTGACGCCGGTTTGCAGACAATATCTCATAAAACTCCCTTTCAAGCCTTTTCATAGCTGTTTGCATTAGGTTTTGAGCAAGCACGAGCTTGCTGGATGGAGAGCTTTCATGAACCAAAACATGCATAGCACTACGCAAGTCCTTTACGGATTTGAGAAGCTGTTTGGCCTCTTTTCTGCTACTCTGGAAGATAGACGTGAGTTTGGTGTATGAGGAGGAGTTTGGATCCCATTTCGTGATGATGAATTCAGCTGTTTCGATGTTTTCCTCCATCATCGAAAGAGACAAGGTCGGGGAAGGTTTTGGACCGGTGGAAGTGCTTGAAGGTGTGTAAGAAGAATGGTTTTTGACATGCGAGAAGGAAAAGAGGCATGACATTCCTTTCCTTGGTGTGAGTGTAGTACTACCACTCTTCAGGTACTCGGAGAGCATCATTGAGCTGGGAATGgtgtcgagagagagagagagagagagagagagagagagagagagagagagttgatttTATGGTTGTGGTTTTTGGTTCTGGAAGGGTTTTATAGAGGAGAGCCGTCCGGTTTCCAGTTGAGGGAGGTGGATTTGCTTATTTGCTTGGAACCTTACTCTTTGACTGACTCTGGATctgatttttcaatataattAATCAAGCAATTTTTGcatcatattttttgttttttttttaaattttaaatatatcatGTTCAATGAATCATATGGTCAAGCTGCATGCATTCTTCTAGTAAGTCAAATTTAAATCCCTTTGCTTGTATCcaaatatatagagatttcGCTTTCCGTTGAATAATTTGATTTAGTAGTCAAACTGAGAATCTGAATTTGCTGATTGAGTGATATTTTCAATGAGCGATCGTCTAATTAGCAATTTGAACTAGTAACTggcttgctccaaaatgcaactgatcgatattgttaattttagaTGAAGGTGGAGTTGTGGTCCTTTTGGAAGAGAAAATAGCTAGGGTTGGTTCCACAACAACCCGGAAGCAACACGGAAAGAGCGGGGTTTGATTAGTTATAACcgtttttcaagtctccagttCGTCCAAACAAGAACCAAACTAATTATGACTGATTTGATAAACTGGTGTTTACTTCTAATGTCATCATTCTTCACGCGACTCATAAATGGACTCTTTTAGAAAGATTCCTTGCTCACCAAAATGTTAAGATAAATGTTAAAAATGGATGATCTGTGTAGGTATCGGTGTGACTGTTAATCGTTCAATATACGTGAATTCCACTTGAATTTACTTAAGAGTTTGTTAACCAACACTCTCATAGAAGtggattcttttttatttatttattttataaataaacgATATTTTCTATACTAAGGGGAGGGGATGGGCTTAacctcataatgagctagcaataatgtggttcaaacccgcatttggcgagaatcgaacctaagacctcttcaTTACAAGCGaaaaagaataccactagattgtAATATTAATGTTCGTCTAGCCCGTTCTTTCTTCTGGGCTTCGGCTGGGCCTTggactttttcttcttctgaacCTCCTTTTGAACTTGCTTTTGGGCTAACCTCTTTTTAAcctaaagttcaagttttatccCAAACAATTAAGTGGTCATAGAATTGGATtcttaaaataagaaaataacaaaCACTTATTTGAAATATATTCCCAAAAACGGTGCatcttaacaaacaaaaaaatgttcTTCACTGTTCTGACAAGTTCTCGATTACGTAGATAGGTAAGCTTATCAATTATCGATGGTGAAGGGCTAATTAGAAATTGTCAAAGGTATGCACCCataaatcaaataataattattatgtgCACCTATATTTGACTTGCACGCATGATCTCTGATCAACGGCTGAATATACGAGAGAGAACAAGTCTCTGGGCTGCTACCATTGTTAAGAGTAAGTTCATCCCTAAAAATATACGCCAGTATCCAGCTTATTTAATCCACTCAATGAACAGTGATAGATCCcgatgaacagtaatagaccaaaTACATCTTCATCCTTAAAATtaaatagcctagtcaatttcattaaaatattattaatttttattataaaataataatttaacttttattttctgactttttaataaaataaaatattattattattattaaatacgCACAACGAGCGAACCAAATTGTTATCCTCATCGTCATCCTCCAATAAAaccagaagagagagagagagagagagagagagagagagagagagagagagagagagaactgagagTTTGTGCTGCAGGTTGAGCAGCTGAGCTTTGGGGTTTAATTTctgcatctccacccctgcaGCCCTTCCATTCCCACCGCCGTCCACCCCTGCACTTCCCTTCCATTCCCACCGCCGCCTCCAAACCTCCACACCTCATGTccttcaaatatttttaatttctgcaTCTCCACACCTCTTCATCGTCCGCTTCGTCCTCCCGTCCTTCTCCCTCCGTGGCTCCATCCCTCTCGACACCCTTTCCCGCCTCGACCACCTCCATTCCTCAGCCTCCACAACAACATCCTCTCTGgctcaaaaataaataaataaagaaataaaaaagatggTCGACGTCACGCTAGCGTCAGCATGACATCAGATGGGCTGGTCCATGGCTCTGTTGATTCTGAGCTGGCCTGGAGACCAGCTTGGGCTGGATGACAACCTATCTGCTGCGCTGGACTGGATTGGCTAGGTGTAGGGCCAATATTTTGGCTGGGTGTCCGCGGCCTAAAGAGTTCCCTGTGGAACTGCTCTTAATTAAACTTCGTTAATAATTAAGCAATAATGTTTACCAAAACTGGCAATGGGGTTAATAAGATAGAGGATATCATCAGCGTGGATTGGAGAGCAAGTTGGATCTCCACGTACAAATGCACGTGTAATAGTATGAACTAACGATAAGATTgatttttcataaatttttgtGTTATAACACAAATTAGATTAATAGCATCACGCAACGTTATTAACAGAAAACTTCTCCTTCTTGTTACCATTTTCTGCTTAAGCATCTGGTACATGTATTAATATTGCACCACTACTCTCATTCAATTATATTCTATAATTCTATAACAAGACTATTAGAGAAACTTACATCTAACGAGTTTACCGTCATATGACATTTTGATCTAATGATGCATTGTTATGTATAAGTTATATTCAAATTATAGACCTAATTCCTTTTGTACCGAATAAGACTATAGACCTACGTGGACTGACTCCCATGCAGGCAGGCAGATTGCATATATTTTAGATGTGCAGTAGCTGTCGAAGAATGAgactaaaataaaaacaaataaaactatTTTTCCAGGAAGCAACCTGGAAAGAGTGGGGATTGATTAGTTAAAACCGTTTTTCCAGTTTCCTGGTCTTCCAAACAAGAACCAAACTAGTGACTGACTTGATAAACTAGGGTTTACTTCTAATGTCATCAATCTTCACAAGACTCACAAATGGACGCTTCTAAAATGATTCCTTGCTCACCAAAATGTTAAGACAAATGTTAAAAATGGCTGACCTATGTAAGTATACGTGCGATTGTTAATCGTTTAATATACTTAAATTCCACATGCATTTACGACTGAGGAAAATCTCCTCATGTGAGTTCTTCGGCTGTTGCAAATTTCTAAAAGTAAGAAAATAACActtatttgaaatattttccCAAAGACGGTGCAGTTAACCAAAAAATGTTCTTCACTGTTGTGACAAATTCTCAATTACGTAGGTAAGATTGTCAATTATCGATGATGAACGGCTAATTTAGAATTTGTCAAAGTTATGCACCTATAAATCAaacaataataattattgtgtGCAGCTATATTTGACTTGCATGCATGATTCACTGATCAACGGCTGAACGAGCGAGAAGAGAATCCCAGTCTCTCGGTTGCCACCATTGTTAAACTTCATTAATAATTAAGCTTTACCAATATTGGCAATGGGGTTGATCAGATATGAAATATCATCAGTGCACTAATGAGTAAGTTAGCTCTCCACGTACGAATGCATGTGTTATATATAGTATGAATTAGCGATAAGATTAATACTTCATGAATTTAAATATACGGATCATAAACGAATTAGATTAATAATACTTCATCTTGTTACCATTTTCCTTATGCATCTGGTACGTGTATTAATATTGCACCATTAATCTCATTCAACTATATTCAATAATTCTATAACAAGACTAGTAGAGAGAGACTTACATCTATTAACAATTGAAGAATAAAGGTTGAGAgtgaaagggagagagaaagagagagagaacaacATATTCTACTGATTGAATGTATTACAATCCTTATCTCACAGTGGTGGCTACCAATTCCTTATATAGCCAAAATATATGTCACAATCACTACAATACCCTTCTAACAACCACAACTATATATATTAACAAACTATTTCACTCACACACTGCCAAGTGTCATGACAGTTATATCAGCTATTACTTCCCCCTCAAACTGAGCTTGGAGCAGCCGAGTGAAGTTTGAATTAATCATGTTCCTGAAGCTGTTATGAAATACCAAGGCCAAGATTTCTGCGATGCCTCAAGAATATTGGACTATGAAGCCCTTTTGTAAACATATCTGCAACTTGATCCTCAGTTGGTATATATTGAACAATCAGATCTCCTTTTTGCACTTTCTCTCTAAGAAAATGATAATCAGTATCAAGATGTTTGATTTTAGAGTGGAAGACTCGATTGGAGCTTAAAGCCAAGGCACTCAAATTGTCACAGTGTAACATTGGAAGAACTGAAAGTACCTTATTCATGTCTTTAAACAAAGATCGAATCCAAAACAAATCAGTAGCAGAGTGTGATAAGGCTTTATACTCAACTTCTGTGGAATTGTGTGATATTGTAAACTGTTTTTTAGATTGCCATGATATAGGATTACATCTCAAGTAAATCACAAAACCAGTAATCGACCTTCGAGTATTAATGTCTACAGCCCAATCTGAGTCAGAATAGGTAGTAAGATTGAATTATGCACTTTTTTTATAATGTAAGCCACAATCAAGTGTTCCTTTTAGATATCGTAATATGCGTTTAACCAGATGCATATGAAGATCAGTTAGAGATGTCATAAATTGGCAAACCATGTTGACAGCATGTGCAATATCTGGCCTAGTAAATGTCAGATATTGAAGAGCCCTCACCAAAATTTTGTAATGACCAGGATCCGAGAGTGGAATACCTTAATTCTTTCTCTAGTGCTGTGTATGAGGCTTGGATGGTGTGGATGTGGGCTTACAAGTCTTCATCCCTACTTTCTTCAATAAATCTTTTGCATATTTAGACTGACTGATAACCAGTGAACCATCTTCTTTGTATTGAATATGTAGACCAAGGAAGAAAGTTAGCCTGCCTATGTCTTTGAGATCAAAAACTGCTTCAAGATCTTGTATAACTACTTGAATTTTGGCAAAGTTAGACCCTGTGAGTATTATATCGTCAACATACAAAGAGAAGAATAAATCACCTTCATCAACTTTCATAAACATACTAGTATCAGacaatgaagttttgaatcccaGAAATGGAAGATAGCTAGTGAATTTCGAATTCCATGCTCTCggagcttgtttaagtccatagaGGGACTCAACAAGCTTACACACATAATCTAGACAAGAGGAATCCACAAATCCTTGTGGCTGCATCATATATATTTCTTCCTTAAGATCACCATGTAAAAAAGCATTTTTAACATCCAATTGTCTCAGATTCCATCCATATTGAACAATAAGAGTTAAACTAATTCTCACTAAGTGTGTCTTATAATTGGACTAAATGTTTCAAAGTAGTCCAATCCTTGCTCTTGTGTATAGCCTTGTGCAACTAACCTCGCTTTGTATCTCTAAATAAAGCCATTCaagttcttctttactttatacacccatttgtttccaattATAGTTCTGTGAGATGGTGGTGGAACCAAAACTCATGTGCCCCGAGCTTTTAGAACATTATATTCTTCTTGCATGGCTAATTGCCACTCATATTTGGTTGATGTTGCTCGAAATGTTTTTGGTTCCTCAACTTCTTGTATATTAGCTAGAAATGAGAATCCACCAGAAAGTATATCACATCAATTTTCACTAGAACAATAGTCCATAAGTTGTAATGAATTCAACTCAGGCAATAAAGTAACTTAAGTAGCATAATTGTTTTTGGAAATTGCTCCTGTTTGTAATCAAGTTTGGATACCATGTTGCCTATTATGCTGCATTGGAGTAGGAGATGAATCAGTTGATCCAGATAATGGTAGTATTACCTGAAGTTGTGCTGGATTTAGGACATGAAGCAAATAAGGTGTATCACTAGAAGGAGAAAGAGTAAGACTATTTGCTGATGTTGGTCAAGGATTCGAGCTTTGAGACTGTGGTGTATAATGAGTTGCAAAATTACTAGGTGATATATCATTCAGTGACATTCCAGAAATAGTAGGATGAATTGCATCTGAATGTGAGATTGCCCTATTCCTATTCCTAGATTGATAACTTGAATTGGGGCAATGGTATTGGAACTGGCACAATGACATGTGAAGGTTGAGACCCCTCATTCACAGACTGAGCACTTCTGTGAGTTAAACCCAATTTTGCAGGAAACACTTACTCCTCAAATATAACATGCCTTGATATAACACATTTCTTAGTCTGCATATCATAACATATAACTCTCTTATATCCCATTGCATAGCCTAGGAAGATACACATTTTTTATCTGCATTGTAGTTTATTAACATTATAAGGTCTTATCCAAGGAAAAATTGTTGTCCCAAAAATCTTCAAAAATTGTAACTCAGGAACCTTATTATATAACAACATATATGGAGACTTAAATGACAGATATTTACATGGCATTTTATTGATCAAAAACACTGCATGAGAACAGGCAAAATACCAGAACTTATTGGATAGACTAGCAGCATTGAGAAGAGTCAATGCAATTTCTATTATGTGTCTGTGTTTTCTCTCAGATACtccattctgttgaggagtgTAGGGGTAAGAAATAAACTGCATAATACCTTTATCAGCCAAAAAGTATGTAAAGCACTTGCTGGTGTATTCACCTTCACCATCtatttgaagtcccttaattgACATCCCAAATTGAGTAtgaacaaaattataaaatttaacgAAGATTGCATACACATCTGACTTACTGCACATAGGAAATATCCACACAAATCTTGTATATTCATCCACAAAAAGTACATAGTATCGATATCCTTCTAACGATTTTACAGGAGATGATCCCCAAATATCAGTGTGTACCTTCTCAAAAGGAACTAAACATCAGTCACTTTTAACAGGAAATGGAATTCTTGACATTTTTCCTTGAATACAAGAAATACAAGAGATGTGTTTATCATCTAAACTATGCATTACTCTAAACTGATTCAACATTGCAGACAGAATATCATGAGTAGGATGCCCCAACCTTTGATGCCATATACTCGATTTCACCATTTTTCCCAAGCAAGCAACGAGATCCTTTATAACAGATTGTACACCTCTTGACTTGTGAATCACAGGTATATGAAACAATTCTTCTGGCTTACTCTTTCCGTGATACACTACCTCCCTTGTCTTCTTGTCCTGCACATAAAAatcatattcatcacatataaactagCTTTTATTATCTGCACAGAGTTGTTTGACTGAAAGTAGACTCCTCGCAATGTGTGGAACATGAAGAATTTTATTAAGACTAAGATAATGATTATCAGTTTGAATTATAGTTGACCCAGTATGTTGAATTGGTAAACTGGAACCATTACCAATGGTTATTTTCTCAAAGCCTTGAAAATGAGCAACTTGAGTGAAAGAAGATATATCAGCAGTCATATGATGGGATGCACCTGAATCTACAATCCATGAATCCTGAGGAACAAATTGAGCtgcttgttgtgcattcattaCTGATAAGGATTGTGGTGGTGGCTGTCCTTGAAAAGAATAATTCGCTCTATGAAAACAATCAAGTGCATAATGTCCCCTCTTACCACAAATCTGACATTCAACCACAAAACCAACAGTAGAAGTGTTTGTATTTCTATGGAAGCAATTGGCAGCTGTGTGACTCTTCTTATTGCAGATCTGGAATTCAATTATAATAGGTGTTCTTGTTTCAGTAGTACCTATCCAAGAACCATTTCCATTATGAACTTGTCTCGAACTACCTGAGTAATAAGAATTCCCATTGTTGTGTCCCCTTCCTTGAAAACCATTGTTGTTTCTATATCCATTGCCTCTGTATTGAGCTTCATTATAAGATCTATATCCATTGAGCTTCATTATAAGATCTATATCCATTATTTGAGGACTATGATTTGAAACCTTGTTGATTTCCAGAGTTAGAATGACTCACAAGACCATAACCATTTTGACTTGGTAAATGAGACACTGATGTATCTGGATAGAATGTTTGAGAATCACACGGACCAATTGATGGATGAGTAATTGGACCATATGGTTGTTGTACAATAATTCCCCCTGTGGTGGCAGGAATATGATTATGTCCCTGAGTATTAGAAGAAGATGCACCAGATGATTACCCTTGATTATACATGTTAGAACCAGAACCCATACCAGTAGTGATATTAGAACTAGCACCTTAAACATAGAGAGCAGACCTACTTTGAGACAACAAATTCATTTCTCCTTCAATCTCCTTTTTAGCATCAAGTAGTTGAGCACGAAATTCCCTCAAGGTAATAGATGATTCCCTTACCAATATAACAATTCTAATAACAGCATACTCCTTTGGTAAACCAGCCAAACCAGCAATCATGACATCATTCTCAGAAATTACTTCTCCTGAAGCAGTTAATTGATCCCTAATATTTTTCAACCGCAACAAATActtataaatgttatatgtacCCTTCTGAATTGTATGCAACTCAGTCTTCAAGTGATTCACTCGAGATTTAGACACTAAGGCATATCTTTCAATAAGATTGGACCAAGCCTCAAAAGATGTTCTACACCCTATAACATACTTCATTGCTTCATCTGTTAGTGTAGCTAACAACAAACTAATGAGAGCCATATTAATAGATTCCCATTCAAGAAATTCAGATGTAATTTCCTTAGTAATACCAGCTTCAGTAGTAACAACATATTTAGGTGGACACATAGTAGTATCATCAAAATGCCCAAACAGTTTGTAGCCCTTAGAACAGATTGAAACTGGAACGCCCACTTAGCAAAATTATCATCCTTGAGTTTTATAGTAAGCATACCCAACAAGTTCTCTACTTTGAATGATGAAGATGCCATAAAAAACCAACCCAGAAATACTCCAAAATCAAACAGGTAAACTACCAATATTCCAAGAAAACACTATTACTCTcagaaagaatgacactttcttTATCAACCAACAAACTTCAATCTTCAACAAAATCACCAGAAAGAATAACACTTTCTCTACTAATCAACaatctttaatcttcaacaaaaaattCTCATAAAGAATAACACTTTCTACACATTAACAGGCTGTAAGCTTCAACAGATTCACCAATACTAGAGAATGATACTCCAAGACAAATTCCCATAAAGAATAACACTTCTCTACACATTAACAAACTATAAGCTTCAATAGATTCACCAATCCTAGAGAATGATACtccaagacaaaaaaaaaaaaaaaaaaaaaccccaaaaacaaTAACATTTTCTTGAACTCAATTTCTAATCAAAATTCCCAAATCTTCAACTCAGACAAACCATTTTTAGCATATCGAATAATACAAATGATCACAACTTTAAGATTGCAGAAAAGCATATAGAAACACAAATTTACAGATACGAAATCACCTGATTCTCCGTACGCATCAATCACAGTTCAAGATTCTCAAACCTTTCAACTTACCCAAGTATCAATCAAAGAAAACTCTAGCGAAATCAGAGACAAATCAGTAGAAAAAAACACCCGTTCAGGATCGGAATCAGCGACGAGCCAGCCCTGGtgatgataccatattaacaattaaagaatAAAGGTTGAGAGTGAAAGGGAGAGAcaaaaagagagagaataaTAGATTCTATTGATTGAATGTATTACAATCCTTATCTCACAATGATGGCTACCAATTCTTTATATATCCAAAATACTACATGTCACAATTACTACAATACCCTTCTAACAACCACAACTATATTAACAAACTATTTCACTCACACACTGCCAAGTGTCATGACAGCTATATCAGCTATTAACATCTAACAGAGATTCATCGTCTGAACATTCTGATCTAATGATGCATTCCTCTGTACCGAAATAAGACTATAGACTTGTAGAATTATCAAAGGGACGGGCCGAAAACTCACTACCAACAATACCGATATTGtctccaacttggtaattaccacctgtaCAATCCGTTAGGTGtcaggttttatcacaaaagaccttGGTATAGTTGGAGTGaggttaggatatttaaactcttctttttttAGAGATACAACAATGTGGGATATGTCAACACACCTCCTCACTTGAGACCCAATTAGTGGGACACACGTGGGAGATCCAACATGGACAACAACGTGGAGTcaagggacccaccatcatcgTGCGAGGCCAAGGGGACTCACCCATCATGTGGCAGTACGGGCTCGCTCACTgcctctgataccatgtagaattattaGAGAGACAGATCGAAGATCCACCACCAACAACactgatattgtccccaacttggtaattaccacttgTACAGTCCGTCAGGTAAgatgttttatcacaaaatgtctCGGTATTAGTTGTACAcggttaggatatttaaacttttctttttttagaaaTATGATCGATGTGAAATATTTCAAAGATCTAGGTTGAGTGAATACTGGACATATTATTGCATAAATTTTAGACGTGCTACTGAAAATCTCGAACAACGAACCTGTCACTGTAAAATTATAAGGTCTCCTCATATGAACCACATAAGGGAGTTGAAGATCTCCTCATTAGATTCATTCCTTGCAATTTTCAAGTCCTTGTTCTACAGCCACTATCCACTCGGGTTTTTTTCATTCAACAAATATCCTCTATATGAGTTGAATTCATCACGTCCTCTAATATAAAGTGGAGACTGAATTTCGCTGGCCTAGACTTGATCCGCAACACTCACTTAGTTAGTTGAAATTAATTAAGTATCGATTATCcactaattttatatttaaattggAAATGGTCCCAaccaagcatgcaaattaactaagaaaatatATTGATCAGTCGCAACAACGACCAATTCAAATACTAATTTTAATAACATTTTTAAGTGAGTTAACGGAATGAAAAGAACAAAGAGTGAGTACCTGTCGAAGAATgagactaaaattaaaaaaaaaaaaattacaaaattcaaTGTGTTCGAAGATATGAAAAAGTCGTTTTGATCGAATCTGTGAATTATTGTAGCTCAAGACTCAGCTAACCAAAAACACTTGGAATGTGATGCCGTTGCTGATTTGTCACCCATATCTTAAAGTaggtgaaattttatttttagggaAGAGAGCAAACAAACGAGTGTGTTGACGTAGTATACGAAT
Proteins encoded in this region:
- the LOC126629206 gene encoding exocyst complex component EXO70H1-like — its product is MMLSEYLKSGSTTLTPRKGMSCLFSFSHVKNHSSYTPSSTSTGPKPSPTLSLSMMEENIETAEFIITKWDPNSSSYTKLTSIFQSSRKEAKQLLKSVKDLRSAMHVLVHESSPSSKLVLAQNLMQTAMKRLEREFYEILSANRRHLDPESVSSRTSIGSCTFNGEDEGGSEELEIVGGSITEVERVSALAVADLKSIADCMISSGYGHECVKIYKVIRKSIVDEGLYRLGIQQFKSSQIHKMDSEGLENIIMNWMDAAKIAVKALFHGEKVLCDHVFSASETIADSCFYEITKGGATTLFRFPELIVKNKKCRERIFWQLELYEVFSNLWPEIESIFTSASTQAIKLQALASWLKLSDSVQSSLSVFESTIQKDSSKFLASGGRIHPLTQSVMNLVSSLADHHGALSDILADYPPPKNQVSHFKSPMADDGSTPAVSVHLAWLILVLMCKLDTKAEIYKDASLSYLFLVNNLQFIVEKVQQTPNLKLLLGEDWVTEHTKKLKLYASNYESTAWTKVLSSLPEKSSETSPEMARECFKRFNAAFEEAYRKQTSWIVEDSKLRDDLKVSIEQKLVPRYQEFYDTYMVMQSGEKNLELLVRYSPDDLGNYLSDLFHRTSTSVSSTTSSSLLASQRCLRI